In Lathamus discolor isolate bLatDis1 chromosome 1, bLatDis1.hap1, whole genome shotgun sequence, the following are encoded in one genomic region:
- the PACRGL gene encoding PACRG-like protein translates to MSSGIQIKPKTAVQKSETSPLPHSPQPATKPKPSDKLNPKTIDPFGAYSRPTTAFAAIYAKGGIPCRLVHGSVKHRLQWECLPETVPFDPLLVTLAEGLRETKHPYTFVSKEGFKELLMVDGATEKAIPLLPRLVPVLKAALAHSDDEVFGRGLDALVQLSAVVGPSLNDHLKHLLTNLSRRLMNKKFREKITVALQKLEQYGGKATVAIIKSKIPTYCSISS, encoded by the exons ATGTCATCAGGTatccaaataaaaccaaagactGCAGTACAGAAGAGCGAGACGTCTCCTTTGCCACATTCTCCACAGCCTGCAACTAAACCAAAGCCTAGTGACAAGCTGAATCCTAAAACTATTGATCCG tTTGGTGCTTATTCTCGACCAACTACTGCATTTGCTGCTATATACGCTAAAGGTGGCATTCCGTGCAG gTTAGTGCATGGATCAGTAAAGCACAGACTGCAATGGGAATGCCTTCCTGAAACTGTTCCCTTTGATCCTCTTCTTGTGACATTGGCAGAG GGTCTGAGAGAGACAAAACACCCCTATACGTTTGTTTCAAAGGAGGGTTTTAAAGAATTACTTATGGTTGATGGTGCTACTGAAAAAGCAATTCCCTTATTGCCTCGTCTAGTTCCAGTCTTAAAGGCTGCACTG GCCCATTCAGATGATGAAGTATTTGGAAGAGGATTGGATGCTTTAGTTCAACTGAGTGCTGTGGTTGGCCCGTCACTTAATGATCATCTTAAGCATCTACTCACAAAT CTTTCAAGGAGATTAATGAACAAgaaatttagagaaaaaattactgttgcTTTACAGAAGTTGGAGCAATATGGTGGGAAG GCAACTGTGGCTATCATCAAATCTAAAATTCCAACGTATTGTTCCATCTCCTCTTGA